The Methanobrevibacter oralis genome contains a region encoding:
- the argS gene encoding arginine--tRNA ligase: protein MYFEIEKQAIDSINKALDQYDVDIDRNFRLEFPPNPELGDLASTIAFELTKKLRQAPVPVAQELVSKIETPDIFEKVEAVGPYVNFFIDYSKFTKKLLNNVGDDYGQLDKVDEKIILEHTSANPNGPLHIGHVRNSIFGDSLSRLLKLAGKDVETQYYVNDMGRQIAIIVFGITELGLKIEDQEGEKIDHKIGKLYFKANKTLEEDENLVSHVDELIRKYEKGEDDKLNQIFEEVVSSCLDGMKETLHRINIDHDKFVWEGQFVRNGEVDELVNYVTHEGFVRKNEVEYIDLTDFQIEKEFVLRRSDGTSLYSTRDLAYHRYKNTLGTVLDILGADHKLAAKQIKVIFEEIFREKSPEVIFYEFITLPEGSMSTRKGKFVSVDELVDEAVKRSFNEIKSRNPDLSDGEIVPMAEEIGTGAIRFFIAKLSPEKHLTFKWDEALSFERGCASIQYAHARAGKLLKKSNKDISSIEVSDDWIPNEIEKDLIRFIAKFPQVVEDSANKKRVHNITQYCQDLAGSFNKFYKSEQVIGYKFEDSRLILVDRAKTTLKNALNILGVSAPEKM from the coding sequence ATGTATTTTGAAATTGAAAAACAAGCTATTGATTCAATAAATAAAGCACTTGATCAATATGATGTAGACATTGATAGAAATTTTAGATTAGAATTTCCACCAAATCCAGAATTAGGAGATTTGGCTAGTACTATTGCTTTTGAACTTACAAAAAAATTAAGACAAGCTCCAGTTCCTGTTGCTCAAGAGTTAGTTTCTAAAATTGAAACTCCAGATATTTTTGAAAAAGTAGAAGCAGTTGGACCTTATGTTAATTTCTTCATAGATTATTCTAAATTTACAAAGAAATTATTAAATAATGTTGGCGATGATTATGGTCAATTAGATAAAGTAGATGAAAAAATTATATTAGAACACACTTCAGCTAATCCTAATGGTCCACTTCATATAGGTCATGTTAGAAATTCTATTTTTGGAGATTCTTTGTCTAGATTATTAAAATTAGCTGGAAAAGATGTTGAAACTCAGTATTATGTAAATGATATGGGTAGGCAAATAGCTATTATCGTATTTGGTATAACTGAGCTTGGTTTAAAAATTGAAGATCAAGAAGGAGAAAAAATAGATCATAAAATTGGGAAGTTATACTTTAAAGCTAATAAAACTTTAGAAGAAGATGAAAATTTGGTCTCACATGTAGATGAATTAATTAGAAAATATGAAAAAGGTGAAGACGACAAATTAAATCAAATATTTGAAGAAGTAGTTTCAAGCTGTTTAGATGGAATGAAGGAAACACTTCATAGAATCAATATAGACCATGATAAATTTGTTTGGGAAGGTCAATTTGTAAGAAATGGTGAAGTTGATGAGCTTGTAAATTATGTTACTCATGAAGGTTTTGTCCGTAAAAATGAAGTTGAGTATATTGATTTAACAGATTTTCAAATAGAAAAAGAATTTGTACTTAGAAGATCTGATGGTACTTCACTTTATTCTACTAGAGATTTAGCATATCATAGATATAAAAATACTTTAGGTACGGTATTAGATATTTTAGGGGCTGATCATAAATTAGCTGCTAAGCAAATTAAAGTAATATTTGAAGAAATATTTAGAGAAAAATCTCCTGAAGTAATATTTTACGAATTCATTACTTTACCTGAAGGTTCAATGTCCACTAGGAAGGGTAAATTTGTTTCTGTTGATGAATTAGTTGATGAAGCTGTTAAAAGATCATTTAATGAAATAAAATCTAGAAATCCTGATTTATCCGATGGTGAAATTGTTCCAATGGCCGAAGAAATCGGTACTGGAGCTATAAGATTTTTCATAGCTAAATTATCACCAGAAAAACACTTAACATTTAAATGGGACGAAGCTTTAAGCTTTGAGAGAGGTTGTGCTTCTATTCAATATGCACATGCAAGAGCTGGTAAATTACTTAAAAAATCTAATAAAGACATAAGCTCAATTGAAGTATCTGATGATTGGATTCCCAATGAAATAGAAAAAGATTTAATTAGGTTCATTGCTAAATTCCCACAAGTTGTTGAAGATTCAGCTAATAAAAAAAGAGTACACAATATTACACAATATTGTCAGGATTTAGCAGGTTCATTTAATAAATTCTATAAATCAGAACAAGTTATAGGATATAAATTTGAAGATTCAAGGCTTATTTTAGTTGATAGAGCTAAAACAACATTAAAAAATGCTTTAAATATTTTAGGAGTTTCTGCTCCAGAAAAAATGTAA
- the hisD gene encoding histidinol dehydrogenase: protein MDILKYDDIDLTENIKRSEEDVENVLDIVSDILKDIKTNRDKAVKSYAEKFDNVLVEDLKVSPDEIKRAYESLDDDLVNALKSAADNIKRFHKKQIPEEWQIEVIDGIKAGQIIRPLNSVGCYIPGGRAAYPSTILMTVIPAKIAGVNKVICCSPPQKDGKIIDAILVAADISGADEIYKVGGAQAIGAMAYGTESIPKIEKIVGPGNIFVTAAKKLVYGQVDIEFPAGPSEVLIVSDETANPEFIATDILAQAEHDPNASCFLVTNSENIANKTLEFVKDKTGNAIRRDIIEESLAKSGKIIITNTIEESIHVANEYAPEHLIISTKNDEGVLSKINNAGSIFLGAYSPVAAGDYGSGTNHVLPTGGGAKMYSGLSTEDFIKKPTVQRITKEALKELSKSAVPIAEYEGFFAHADSFKIRLNK, encoded by the coding sequence ATGGATATATTAAAATATGATGATATTGATTTAACAGAAAATATTAAGAGATCTGAAGAGGATGTAGAAAATGTTTTAGATATTGTATCCGATATTTTAAAGGATATTAAAACTAATAGAGATAAAGCTGTTAAATCATACGCTGAAAAATTTGATAATGTTTTAGTTGAGGATTTAAAAGTATCTCCTGATGAAATCAAAAGAGCTTATGAATCACTGGATGATGATTTAGTAAATGCATTAAAAAGTGCTGCAGATAATATTAAAAGATTTCACAAAAAACAAATCCCAGAGGAATGGCAAATTGAAGTAATAGATGGAATAAAAGCAGGTCAAATTATAAGGCCTTTAAATAGTGTTGGTTGCTATATTCCAGGGGGAAGAGCAGCTTATCCTTCAACAATTCTCATGACTGTGATTCCAGCTAAAATTGCAGGTGTTAATAAAGTTATTTGCTGTTCTCCACCTCAAAAAGATGGGAAAATAATTGATGCAATTTTAGTAGCTGCTGATATTTCTGGTGCTGATGAGATTTATAAAGTCGGTGGAGCACAAGCTATTGGGGCTATGGCTTATGGAACAGAATCTATTCCTAAAATTGAGAAAATTGTTGGTCCAGGAAATATCTTCGTTACTGCTGCTAAGAAATTAGTATATGGCCAAGTAGATATTGAATTTCCAGCAGGACCATCAGAAGTTTTAATAGTATCTGATGAAACAGCAAATCCAGAATTTATAGCTACTGATATTTTAGCTCAAGCAGAACATGATCCAAATGCTTCTTGTTTTTTAGTAACTAATAGTGAAAATATAGCTAATAAAACATTGGAATTTGTTAAAGATAAAACTGGAAATGCTATTCGTCGAGATATTATTGAAGAATCATTAGCAAAAAGTGGAAAAATAATTATCACTAACACAATTGAAGAATCAATCCATGTTGCTAATGAATACGCTCCAGAACATTTAATTATCTCAACTAAAAATGATGAGGGAGTATTAAGTAAAATTAATAATGCAGGATCAATATTTTTAGGAGCTTATTCTCCTGTTGCTGCAGGGGATTATGGTTCTGGAACAAATCATGTACTTCCTACCGGCGGGGGAGCAAAAATGTATTCTGGACTTTCTACTGAAGATTTTATTAAAAAACCTACTGTTCAAAGAATTACAAAAGAGGCTTTAAAAGAATTGTCCAAATCTGCTGTTCCTATTGCTGAGTATGAAGGATTTTTTGCACATGCCGACTCATTTAAAATAAGATTAAATAAATAA
- the hemL gene encoding glutamate-1-semialdehyde 2,1-aminomutase yields the protein MYSEELFNESKKYFPGGVNSPVRAFKPYPFFVKSAGGSKITDVDEKTYIDYCLAYGPLILGHANPKVVREVSNQLTIGSAYGTPSENEIKLAKEIVDRIPSAEMLRFTNSGTEATMSAIRLARGFTGRNKIVKFEGAYHGAHDYVLVKSGSGAATLPDSLGIPEDTTKNTLSVPFNDEEALVGLIKEEGENIACIILEVVMGNVGCIEPKKGFLEFLRKITEENGIILIFDEVITGFRVARGGAQDYYNVTPDLTTLGKIVGGGLPMGAFCGKKEIMELIAPNGPVYHAGTFSGNPISVQAGISTLQQLDDKLYKDLERKGNFLRSNIKSIVDEQEYNVQPVGLASMFQIYFNPSEVYNYVDAQASDRRKFLRYFKSLLKEGVFIPPSQFECNFISSAHSMEDIQNTIDSIDLALEMAFKKRK from the coding sequence ATGTATTCAGAAGAATTATTTAATGAATCTAAGAAATATTTTCCAGGCGGTGTTAATTCCCCAGTACGTGCATTTAAACCTTATCCATTTTTTGTTAAAAGTGCTGGTGGTTCTAAAATCACTGATGTTGATGAAAAAACATATATTGATTATTGTTTAGCTTATGGTCCTTTAATTTTAGGGCATGCTAATCCTAAAGTTGTAAGGGAAGTTTCTAATCAGTTAACTATTGGTAGTGCTTATGGAACTCCTAGTGAAAATGAAATAAAATTAGCTAAAGAAATTGTTGATAGAATACCTTCTGCTGAGATGCTAAGGTTTACAAATAGTGGTACGGAAGCTACAATGAGTGCAATTAGATTAGCTAGAGGATTTACTGGTAGAAACAAAATTGTTAAATTTGAAGGAGCTTATCATGGGGCTCATGATTATGTATTAGTTAAAAGTGGTTCAGGTGCTGCTACTTTACCTGATTCTTTGGGTATTCCTGAAGATACTACAAAAAACACTTTATCTGTTCCATTTAATGATGAAGAGGCATTAGTCGGATTGATTAAAGAGGAAGGCGAAAATATTGCATGTATCATTTTGGAAGTAGTTATGGGTAATGTAGGTTGTATTGAACCTAAAAAAGGATTTTTAGAATTTTTAAGAAAAATTACTGAGGAAAATGGTATTATATTGATTTTTGATGAAGTTATAACTGGTTTTAGAGTAGCTAGGGGTGGAGCTCAGGATTATTATAATGTTACTCCAGATTTAACTACTTTAGGTAAAATTGTAGGTGGAGGATTGCCTATGGGAGCGTTTTGTGGTAAAAAAGAGATTATGGAATTAATAGCACCTAATGGGCCAGTTTATCATGCAGGTACTTTTAGTGGAAATCCTATTTCTGTTCAAGCCGGAATTTCTACTTTACAACAATTAGATGATAAGTTATATAAGGATTTAGAAAGAAAGGGTAATTTTCTTAGAAGTAATATAAAATCTATTGTAGACGAACAAGAGTATAATGTCCAGCCTGTTGGTTTAGCTTCAATGTTTCAAATTTATTTCAATCCTTCTGAAGTATATAATTATGTGGATGCACAAGCTTCAGATCGTAGAAAATTTTTAAGATACTTTAAATCATTACTTAAAGAAGGAGTATTTATTCCTCCAAGTCAATTTGAATGTAATTTCATTTCTTCTGCTCATAGTATGGAAGATATACAGAATACTATTGATTCTATTGATTTAGCTTTAGAAATGGCTTTTAAAAAAAGGAAATAA
- a CDS encoding signal peptidase I: MMDFKEIASYVVILVIVLIAAQHLNVVVSGSMEPAFYRGDIVVIEKSDFLGIHEFNPTDVKVGDVVVYDAAWYDQPVIHRVINITQINGSTYYVIKGDNNDSPDPYYVSPNQINERVVTFGDNLCVIPYVGYLSLWLRGL, encoded by the coding sequence ATTATGGATTTTAAAGAGATTGCATCATATGTCGTTATTCTTGTAATTGTTTTAATAGCTGCACAGCACTTAAATGTTGTTGTTTCAGGAAGTATGGAACCAGCATTTTATAGAGGAGATATTGTAGTTATTGAAAAATCTGACTTCTTGGGTATTCATGAATTTAATCCTACGGATGTAAAAGTTGGTGATGTTGTTGTTTATGATGCAGCATGGTATGATCAACCAGTTATCCATAGGGTTATTAATATTACACAAATCAACGGCTCAACATATTATGTAATTAAAGGGGACAATAATGATTCTCCAGACCCGTATTATGTTAGTCCAAATCAAATTAATGAAAGAGTTGTAACTTTTGGAGATAATTTATGTGTTATTCCATATGTAGGTTATCTTTCTTTATGGTTAAGAGGTTTATAA
- the aspS gene encoding aspartate--tRNA(Asn) ligase, with amino-acid sequence MKCLLNDWRRTNFAKTTTPEISGEKVTVMGWVHEIRDLGGIIFVIIRDVTGKVQITAPSKKVESEILEELRKFRKESVVAIKGMVQEAGKAPNGVEIIPEEIKILNMANQPLPMDPTEKVKAEIDTRLDSRFLDLRKDNTSAIFKIKSRMLHTIRDYFYSQEFIEINTPKLVASATEGGTELFPITYFEKEAFLGQSPQLYKQMMMASGMDKVFEIGQIFRAEEHDTLRHLNEAVSIDAEASFMDDVDVMKILNDMLIQVLNDINDKCSNELEILGHEIEIPKKDFPKVTYDEAVDIVNSNDVEMEWGEDLSRAAEKALGDVMGGFYFLTEWPSEIKPFYVMPYENDESKSHAFDLMYNNLELSSGATRVHQYELLVKQIEDKGLNPAGFGSYLKAFEYGMPPHAGWGVGADRLTMVLTGSENIRECVLFPRDRHRLTP; translated from the coding sequence TTGAAATGTTTATTAAATGATTGGAGAAGAACAAATTTTGCTAAAACAACTACTCCTGAAATATCTGGGGAAAAAGTTACAGTTATGGGTTGGGTGCATGAAATCCGTGATTTAGGTGGAATTATTTTTGTTATTATTCGTGATGTAACAGGTAAAGTACAAATAACAGCACCTAGTAAAAAAGTAGAATCTGAAATATTAGAAGAATTAAGAAAATTTAGAAAAGAATCTGTTGTAGCTATTAAAGGCATGGTTCAGGAAGCTGGTAAAGCTCCAAATGGTGTTGAGATTATTCCTGAGGAAATTAAAATTTTAAACATGGCTAACCAGCCTTTACCAATGGATCCAACTGAAAAAGTTAAAGCTGAAATAGATACAAGATTAGATTCAAGATTTTTAGATTTAAGAAAAGATAATACTTCAGCAATTTTCAAAATTAAAAGTCGAATGTTACATACTATCAGGGATTATTTTTATTCTCAAGAGTTCATTGAAATTAATACTCCTAAACTTGTAGCTTCTGCTACTGAGGGAGGCACAGAATTGTTTCCAATCACTTACTTTGAAAAAGAAGCATTTTTAGGTCAATCTCCTCAATTATACAAACAAATGATGATGGCATCTGGAATGGATAAAGTATTTGAAATTGGTCAAATTTTTAGAGCAGAAGAACATGATACTTTAAGACACTTAAATGAAGCGGTTTCTATTGATGCAGAAGCTTCATTTATGGATGATGTAGATGTAATGAAAATATTAAATGACATGCTTATTCAAGTATTAAATGATATTAATGATAAATGCTCAAATGAATTGGAAATTTTAGGTCATGAAATTGAAATACCTAAAAAGGATTTCCCTAAAGTTACTTATGATGAAGCGGTAGATATTGTAAATTCAAATGATGTTGAAATGGAATGGGGAGAAGATTTATCCCGTGCTGCTGAAAAAGCATTAGGGGATGTAATGGGAGGATTTTACTTTTTAACTGAATGGCCATCTGAAATTAAGCCATTTTATGTCATGCCTTATGAAAATGATGAAAGTAAATCCCATGCTTTTGACTTAATGTATAATAATTTAGAGCTATCTTCAGGTGCTACTCGTGTACACCAATATGAGTTACTTGTAAAACAAATTGAAGATAAAGGTTTAAATCCGGCTGGATTTGGAAGTTATCTAAAAGCATTTGAATACGGCATGCCTCCTCATGCAGGATGGGGTGTAGGTGCTGATAGATTAACTATGGTACTTACAGGGTCTGAAAACATTAGGGAATGTGTTTTATTCCCAAGAGACAGGCACAGATTAACCCCTTAG
- a CDS encoding FmdE family protein, producing MLSDSPLGSSNITVKVNYEYSNDNGKINPTININNGKVISNEYDGSTKNYKVKINYTNILNKFNLSISAPGYLTQYKLVDITGINDSPIVFNLIASDSYKLGRDVTAKADKLLDFKTADKVLAITTAGVPKLNGKTSEGAIDGILNYATGYISYGRGNLLMLRQTAVDPIDFCFVIKKGNALKAAIFLNGNKKEAYFGTISEFMSHSQWNTLCRAIGSENAFSFASLANGWVDGVTYDVLQEAAFHGHICEGTLGGYTITKALLQYYPPVQETASANQSPGDITSYKILGIPGDSSNDAVIFFLDATAGKGAYFGFNTTSTGATSNMLGFIRWNGQEKEGTIIVMEYDSKKNKKLFEKETGITVKGSLEELKYNRWWINKIYKNPASLVNILIEKDKLTEEQYYYLIGSPNNVTSKNGTVIKACNTHGLDYNYIKNLDLPTAKRENKTNEKGNLTYNDFKEIGKIVAKKAKSIFENELGVKIYKDMPNLMVLTSAGYVMLNEQSTEACWDGLFEVLGSRLSRLTLLPDHKAIWTPLWFNFALKQDDGSLMSIYIRYNPNGTFFVGEFNGSHTYNINISTLNNSALSNGISSSAYPDKNYFSIQSISNAWYGEPAFDQIMSFLYHNHACPGVQPGFFITEYIQSNFPLNENQSYVYIANEVYCKDDSLEYILDISPGLGNYLVQKLTSDEYKGKEGLDEEGILIIWDSSKKIGQAVTINFKWPTLDLSSYSTSEAKRAAQIQAFIDLYKKNENPHIKEKQLVSHSDNRWITEEQFNRMKSGGNGSSLKYLRELPELSKEDLLKQIADKNKKPSNNKNDEIKGDNSALGNNTKRNHGNHLSNRTNSRHYSNNHQSRENVGELYSIAPSTFSNPVDDGNTKNDGDKKAYEVSKDISSDENSLNPLFAIIVVLIIVGACVGFVIARGRKNNEG from the coding sequence ATGTTGTCTGATTCTCCATTAGGATCTTCAAATATTACTGTTAAAGTTAATTATGAATATTCTAATGATAATGGAAAAATAAATCCTACAATCAATATTAATAATGGAAAAGTAATTTCAAATGAATATGATGGTTCTACTAAGAATTATAAGGTTAAAATAAATTATACAAATATTTTAAACAAATTTAACCTTTCTATTTCTGCTCCAGGCTATTTAACACAATATAAATTAGTTGATATAACTGGTATAAATGATTCACCTATTGTGTTTAATTTAATTGCTAGTGATAGTTATAAATTAGGTAGGGATGTAACTGCTAAAGCAGACAAATTACTTGATTTTAAAACAGCTGATAAAGTATTAGCTATTACTACTGCTGGTGTTCCTAAATTAAATGGTAAAACTAGTGAAGGAGCTATTGATGGGATTTTAAATTACGCTACTGGATATATTTCATATGGTAGAGGTAATTTGTTAATGTTACGTCAAACTGCAGTAGACCCTATCGATTTTTGTTTTGTAATTAAAAAAGGAAATGCATTAAAAGCTGCTATTTTCTTAAATGGAAACAAAAAAGAAGCATATTTTGGAACAATTTCTGAATTCATGTCTCATTCACAATGGAATACATTATGCAGGGCTATTGGAAGTGAAAATGCATTTTCCTTTGCAAGTTTAGCAAACGGATGGGTTGATGGTGTAACCTATGATGTTTTACAAGAAGCTGCATTTCATGGCCATATTTGTGAAGGAACTCTTGGTGGTTATACAATAACTAAAGCATTGCTTCAATATTATCCACCAGTTCAAGAAACAGCTTCAGCAAATCAATCTCCGGGGGATATTACTTCTTATAAAATTTTAGGTATTCCTGGTGATTCCTCAAATGATGCTGTTATATTTTTCTTAGATGCAACTGCTGGAAAAGGCGCTTATTTTGGATTTAACACAACATCTACTGGTGCAACTAGTAATATGCTTGGATTTATAAGGTGGAATGGTCAGGAAAAAGAAGGAACAATAATTGTAATGGAATATGATTCTAAAAAGAATAAAAAATTATTTGAAAAAGAAACTGGAATTACAGTAAAAGGCAGTTTAGAAGAACTTAAATATAACAGGTGGTGGATTAATAAAATTTATAAAAATCCTGCAAGTCTTGTTAATATTTTAATTGAAAAAGATAAATTAACAGAAGAACAATATTACTATTTAATTGGTTCTCCTAATAATGTAACTTCAAAAAATGGTACTGTTATTAAAGCATGTAATACCCATGGTTTGGATTATAATTATATTAAAAATTTGGATTTACCAACTGCTAAACGTGAAAATAAAACTAATGAAAAAGGCAATTTAACATACAATGACTTTAAAGAAATTGGTAAAATTGTAGCAAAAAAAGCTAAATCTATTTTTGAAAATGAATTAGGTGTTAAAATATACAAAGACATGCCTAATTTAATGGTTTTAACTTCGGCAGGATATGTCATGTTAAATGAACAATCTACTGAGGCTTGTTGGGACGGCTTATTTGAAGTATTAGGTTCTAGATTATCTAGATTAACTTTATTACCTGATCATAAAGCTATTTGGACTCCATTATGGTTTAATTTTGCATTAAAACAAGATGATGGTTCTCTTATGAGTATTTACATTAGATATAATCCTAATGGAACCTTCTTTGTAGGTGAATTTAATGGAAGTCATACATATAATATTAATATATCTACATTAAATAATTCAGCTTTATCTAATGGAATTAGTTCAAGTGCCTATCCTGATAAAAATTACTTTAGTATTCAAAGTATTTCTAATGCTTGGTATGGTGAACCAGCATTTGATCAAATAATGTCTTTTTTATATCATAATCATGCATGTCCTGGTGTTCAACCAGGATTCTTCATTACTGAGTATATTCAATCAAATTTCCCATTAAATGAAAATCAGTCTTATGTATATATTGCAAATGAAGTATATTGTAAAGATGATAGTCTTGAATATATTTTAGATATATCTCCAGGACTTGGAAATTATCTTGTTCAAAAATTAACAAGCGATGAATATAAGGGAAAAGAAGGGCTTGATGAAGAAGGAATATTAATTATTTGGGACTCTTCTAAAAAAATTGGTCAAGCCGTAACTATTAATTTTAAATGGCCAACATTAGATCTTAGTAGTTATTCTACTTCTGAAGCAAAAAGAGCTGCTCAAATACAAGCATTCATTGATTTATATAAGAAAAATGAAAATCCACACATAAAAGAAAAGCAATTAGTTTCTCATAGTGATAACAGATGGATTACTGAAGAACAATTCAACAGAATGAAATCTGGAGGAAATGGGAGTAGCCTTAAATATTTAAGAGAACTTCCTGAACTTAGTAAAGAAGATTTATTAAAACAAATTGCTGATAAAAACAAAAAACCATCAAATAATAAAAATGATGAAATTAAAGGTGACAATTCAGCTTTAGGTAATAATACAAAGCGTAATCATGGAAATCACCTATCCAATAGAACAAATTCTAGGCATTACTCAAACAACCACCAATCTAGAGAAAATGTCGGAGAATTATACAGTATAGCTCCATCCACATTTTCAAATCCTGTTGATGATGGCAATACTAAAAATGATGGAGATAAAAAAGCTTATGAAGTTTCTAAAGACATTTCATCTGATGAAAATTCATTAAATCCATTATTTGCTATTATTGTAGTATTAATTATTGTTGGAGCATGTGTTGGTTTTGTTATTGCAAGAGGTAGAAAAAATAATGAAGGATAA
- a CDS encoding BaiN/RdsA family NAD(P)/FAD-dependent oxidoreductase: MQEYDIAIIGGGPAGIMAAIASSKNANVILLEKNSSLGLKLLLTGGGRCNITNNKPIKKLLNSYSNKNFLKHSFYSLTNEKLLAFFEDKGLKFIEEDNNRIFPKSQKPGDILKILLQYLGNVVINYNFEVKSITNNFIINSEIKAKKIIIATGGVTYPKTGCNPSNYYLTSQPITKIKYGLVPLITEKDLSNIAGTTLFDVVISYNKVKVRGDVLISHVGLSGPGIIDISNKFSKSIAYNLLENKPLEFSKEIAIDLCPNFSHEDLSSKFLIDFQNKGKTLLKNYLKLFLTNSFIEFFLNESSLDGDVQLSKINKRSKNKLIDSLKHFKFEIVGFNENLSKITIGGIDLNYINPKTMESKIHKNLYFAGEILDLDGPTGGYNLKIAFSTGYLAGLSASKK; this comes from the coding sequence ATGCAGGAATATGATATAGCTATTATTGGTGGAGGCCCGGCAGGAATTATGGCTGCTATTGCCTCTTCTAAAAATGCTAATGTAATATTACTTGAAAAAAATTCATCACTTGGTCTTAAACTTCTTTTAACCGGTGGTGGAAGATGTAATATTACTAATAATAAACCAATAAAGAAGCTATTAAATTCATATTCAAATAAAAATTTTCTAAAACACTCTTTTTATTCTCTTACCAATGAGAAATTACTTGCTTTTTTTGAAGATAAAGGTTTAAAATTCATAGAAGAAGATAATAATAGAATTTTTCCAAAATCCCAAAAACCTGGTGATATTTTAAAAATTTTATTACAATATTTAGGGAATGTTGTTATAAATTATAACTTTGAAGTAAAAAGCATTACTAACAATTTTATAATAAATAGTGAAATAAAAGCTAAAAAAATCATTATAGCTACTGGAGGCGTTACTTATCCAAAAACTGGTTGTAATCCTAGCAATTATTATTTAACTTCACAACCAATAACTAAAATCAAATATGGTCTTGTTCCATTAATTACTGAGAAAGATTTGTCTAATATTGCTGGAACTACATTGTTTGATGTTGTTATAAGTTATAATAAAGTTAAAGTTCGTGGTGATGTTTTAATTTCTCACGTTGGTTTATCAGGGCCGGGTATTATTGATATAAGCAATAAATTTTCAAAAAGTATAGCTTATAACCTATTAGAAAATAAACCACTTGAATTTTCAAAAGAAATAGCTATTGATTTATGTCCTAATTTTAGTCATGAAGATTTATCAAGTAAATTTTTAATAGATTTTCAAAATAAAGGAAAAACCCTATTAAAAAATTATTTAAAGCTATTTTTAACTAATAGCTTTATAGAATTCTTTTTAAACGAATCTTCATTAGATGGTGATGTTCAACTAAGTAAAATTAATAAAAGAAGTAAAAATAAATTAATTGATTCTTTAAAACATTTTAAATTTGAAATTGTTGGATTTAATGAAAATTTAAGTAAAATAACGATTGGGGGTATTGATTTAAATTATATTAATCCAAAAACGATGGAATCAAAAATTCATAAAAACTTATATTTTGCTGGGGAAATTTTAGATTTAGATGGGCCAACTGGAGGATATAACTTAAAAATAGCGTTTTCAACAGGCTATTTAGCTGGACTTTCTGCTAGTAAAAAATAA
- a CDS encoding cobalt-precorrin-8 methylmutase: MSDKMFMGASTKQGYDIATKSREIIRSLIEDDVKNFNPAERDIVERIVHSTADPEYAKLVHMSSDFVDTAIASLRNNETILTDINMVKYGITRYDGEVECYIKNEEVKKIARKYQITRAAAAMRYAAQNDFEGIVVSGNAPTAVFEAMDLYEKGKMNLKAIVGVPVGFVGAADSKEALRNSNIPNIIVEGPKGGTPIAVACVNSLIQHL; encoded by the coding sequence ATGTCAGACAAAATGTTCATGGGCGCATCAACTAAACAAGGTTATGATATAGCTACTAAAAGTAGGGAGATTATTCGTAGCCTTATTGAGGATGATGTTAAAAATTTCAATCCTGCTGAAAGAGACATTGTAGAGAGAATTGTTCACTCTACAGCTGATCCTGAATATGCTAAACTTGTTCATATGAGTTCAGATTTTGTTGACACGGCAATAGCTTCTCTTAGAAATAATGAAACTATTTTAACTGATATTAATATGGTTAAATATGGAATTACTCGTTATGATGGGGAAGTTGAATGTTATATTAAAAATGAGGAAGTTAAAAAAATAGCTAGAAAATATCAAATTACAAGAGCTGCTGCTGCTATGAGGTATGCTGCTCAAAATGATTTTGAAGGGATTGTTGTTTCAGGTAATGCTCCAACTGCAGTTTTTGAAGCTATGGATTTGTATGAAAAAGGAAAAATGAATTTAAAAGCAATTGTTGGAGTGCCTGTTGGTTTTGTTGGAGCTGCTGATTCTAAGGAAGCTTTAAGAAATTCTAATATTCCAAATATTATTGTTGAAGGCCCTAAAGGTGGAACTCCAATAGCTGTTGCTTGTGTAAATTCATTAATTCAACATTTATAA